A genomic stretch from SAR324 cluster bacterium includes:
- a CDS encoding response regulator, translating into MRLLKSIRSQITLGIGGIVLLMVVSSGVGVYGLQSARNGFEQYQQLTNELTTLNKIESSLLQSWITAAEYIERSEETLKEAFFASRILLRQEIADYQREVEQNQLRQQNAAVIVRISDVYFNNFNDISTLKRLTEEKLRELKNIQEPKLQKMLSDLGNEARRADDTLLMYQSATAEQYFQDGFVLLSQYTHSKNMDEGEQALKNFNTGFSILEAVEQSLQVESISKKVFDTKTMADFYLNSFQQLHAKIQELSSQIVTFRHNMDYLHATIASMRESIKETHARVEPLLIQDNNQSVIVVLGLCILVSALGLLIYLLAYTKVGLPIQTLTEKAHSITLGDLQEEKYDSILIRQDEIGDLARSFRFLQESMREKATIAHKIASGDLLVRAIPISAKDDLAVSLNDMIDALLRFRQESATQDWLKTGQNQLSVAMSGSLNVGALCENILKFVCDYLECPVGTLYLVRQSSQELELKAGLGISHTVAKKLIPIGEGLVGKTAETRKSQHLKAVPGEALMIESGIVKGLTSELFLFPLLKGETLIGVLELGKFTSFTREQRHFIEVISSQLAINLVSSQGSQITQDLLQRTQEQSEALQLGQQKLQKTNEDLQEQTRNLQLSKDKLRQQQEELKAFNEELSQAKTALERKAAELELADKYKSEFLANMSHELRTPLNSMLILSRTLLDNDEKNLSPEQLQSLVIVHQSGTDLLNLINQILDLSRIESGKVQVFDDVVVLEDVGMRMQQIFRHMAEEKQLQFRFSVDPSLPHSILTDRQKLEQILKNLIANAIKFTHQGHIEVIFEATTSSAENKAISEDVSEKISISVKDTGIGIMKDQLELIFEAFHQADGSITRTYGGTGLGLSISKKLGELLGGKITVTSDYGAGSMFTLILPLNIPNVEATPRQSTVETLPDTEKDADDPNEDMPLLPDNRLLGKSILIVDDDMRNAFALATALGKFGMKPYKVANGQKALDFLKTQEVDLMLLDLMMPEMDGLETLRQLHERQRPQKLPVIVLTARNDLESHQSCLDAGAKVCLLKPFNMSVLMQYLTLYLTENERV; encoded by the coding sequence ATGCGCTTGCTCAAATCGATTCGCTCACAGATCACACTGGGTATTGGAGGCATTGTCCTGTTGATGGTGGTTTCTTCGGGTGTCGGAGTTTATGGGTTGCAAAGTGCTCGAAACGGGTTTGAGCAGTATCAGCAACTGACCAATGAATTAACCACGCTCAATAAAATTGAATCCAGCCTGCTGCAATCATGGATCACTGCCGCTGAATATATTGAACGCTCAGAAGAAACGCTCAAAGAGGCATTTTTTGCCAGCAGAATTCTGCTTCGTCAGGAAATTGCGGACTATCAACGTGAGGTAGAACAAAATCAACTCCGGCAACAAAATGCGGCTGTCATTGTCCGGATTTCAGATGTCTATTTTAATAATTTTAATGATATCTCAACCTTGAAACGGCTCACCGAAGAAAAGCTCAGAGAGTTGAAAAATATTCAGGAACCCAAACTCCAGAAAATGTTGTCTGATCTCGGCAATGAGGCCCGACGTGCTGATGATACACTGTTGATGTACCAGTCAGCGACAGCCGAACAATATTTTCAGGATGGGTTTGTGTTGCTTTCCCAATATACTCATTCAAAAAATATGGATGAAGGAGAGCAGGCGTTGAAAAATTTTAACACCGGATTCAGCATCCTGGAGGCGGTGGAACAATCTCTTCAGGTTGAGAGCATTAGCAAAAAAGTATTCGACACTAAAACAATGGCGGATTTTTATCTCAATTCCTTTCAACAGCTCCATGCCAAAATACAGGAACTCAGCTCCCAGATTGTAACCTTCAGACACAACATGGATTATTTGCATGCCACCATCGCCAGCATGCGTGAGTCCATCAAGGAAACACATGCCCGGGTTGAGCCCCTGTTGATTCAGGATAACAATCAGTCGGTTATTGTTGTATTGGGGCTCTGTATTCTTGTGAGTGCCCTTGGCCTGCTGATCTATCTGCTGGCTTATACGAAAGTTGGTCTCCCCATTCAGACGCTTACAGAAAAAGCGCATTCAATCACTCTGGGTGATTTGCAGGAAGAAAAATATGATTCGATTTTGATACGGCAGGATGAAATTGGTGATCTTGCCAGATCCTTCCGATTTCTGCAGGAAAGCATGCGTGAAAAGGCAACCATTGCGCATAAAATCGCCAGCGGGGATTTGCTTGTGCGGGCAATTCCAATATCGGCCAAGGACGATCTCGCGGTTTCACTCAATGATATGATCGACGCCCTTCTTCGCTTCAGGCAGGAAAGCGCGACGCAGGACTGGCTGAAAACAGGACAGAATCAGCTCAGTGTCGCGATGTCTGGAAGTTTGAACGTGGGTGCGCTTTGTGAAAATATCCTGAAATTCGTGTGCGACTATCTGGAATGTCCGGTGGGTACGCTATATCTCGTGCGGCAATCTTCGCAGGAGCTGGAATTGAAAGCAGGGCTTGGTATCAGCCACACAGTGGCGAAAAAACTGATTCCGATTGGCGAAGGGCTGGTGGGAAAAACTGCGGAAACTCGCAAAAGTCAGCACCTTAAAGCTGTTCCCGGAGAAGCCTTGATGATTGAATCAGGCATTGTCAAAGGCCTGACTTCTGAGTTGTTTCTCTTTCCTCTTCTCAAAGGTGAAACATTGATCGGTGTGCTGGAGTTGGGCAAATTTACTTCGTTCACCCGGGAGCAGAGGCACTTCATTGAGGTGATTTCGTCCCAATTGGCCATCAACCTTGTGTCCTCACAAGGCAGTCAGATAACCCAGGATTTACTGCAACGGACACAGGAACAGTCTGAAGCACTTCAACTGGGCCAGCAGAAACTCCAGAAAACCAATGAGGATTTACAGGAACAAACCCGCAATCTTCAGCTCAGCAAAGATAAATTGAGACAACAGCAGGAAGAACTCAAAGCGTTTAACGAAGAACTGTCTCAGGCAAAAACCGCACTGGAGCGAAAAGCCGCAGAACTGGAACTGGCAGACAAATACAAATCCGAATTTCTGGCAAACATGTCGCATGAACTCCGGACTCCGCTCAACAGTATGTTGATTCTGTCCCGAACACTGCTGGACAATGATGAAAAGAATCTCAGTCCAGAACAGTTGCAATCTCTGGTAATTGTTCATCAAAGTGGCACAGACCTGTTGAATTTGATCAACCAGATTCTCGATCTTTCAAGAATTGAGTCCGGCAAGGTTCAGGTGTTTGACGATGTGGTTGTGCTGGAAGATGTTGGTATGCGGATGCAACAGATCTTCAGGCACATGGCAGAAGAAAAACAACTCCAATTCCGGTTTTCTGTGGATCCCTCCTTGCCGCATTCTATTCTGACCGACCGTCAGAAACTGGAACAGATTCTGAAAAATCTGATTGCGAATGCCATCAAGTTCACTCATCAGGGACACATTGAAGTTATCTTTGAAGCAACAACATCGTCCGCAGAAAACAAAGCAATTTCTGAGGACGTGTCTGAAAAAATCTCGATTTCAGTCAAAGACACAGGTATTGGAATCATGAAAGATCAACTGGAACTCATTTTTGAGGCCTTTCATCAGGCTGATGGCAGCATTACCAGAACCTATGGCGGCACTGGACTGGGTTTGTCTATTTCAAAAAAACTTGGAGAACTACTGGGTGGCAAGATCACTGTGACCAGTGACTACGGTGCGGGAAGCATGTTCACTCTGATTCTACCCCTAAATATTCCGAATGTTGAGGCAACGCCAAGACAGAGCACTGTTGAAACCTTACCTGACACAGAAAAGGACGCTGATGATCCAAATGAAGATATGCCCCTATTGCCAGACAACCGATTGCTGGGGAAGTCTATTTTAATTGTTGATGATGACATGCGTAACGCTTTTGCGCTTGCCACGGCTCTCGGGAAATTTGGAATGAAACCTTATAAAGTGGCCAATGGACAAAAAGCTCTTGATTTTCTAAAAACGCAGGAAGTGGATTTGATGTTGCTGGATCTGATGATGCCTGAGATGGACGGTTTGGAAACCCTGAGGCAGCTTCATGAGCGACAACGTCCGCAAAAACTTCCTGTCATTGTCCTGACCGCCAGAAATGATCTTGAAAGTCACCAGTCCTGTCTGGATGCGGGAGCAAAGGTGTGCTTGTTGAAACCGTTCAATATGTCCGTATTGATGCAATATTTGACACTGTATTTGACTGAGAATGAACGGGTATGA
- a CDS encoding zinc-ribbon domain-containing protein, translating into MESTVSIQCPNCQTRYRVNESRVNRASQVKCTKCQFLFTPDDSSKESRTRPGSLTLPTEAEKAYLESVQWESDENVQTKPLNVKQKQKLFITPNVSGKTTDISESHQNPDAEQPVVSPVMKPATQEISAEKLKDSQLDLQAIAAKATNTPAPKNPEIPKIPPLREVAAETRTKSQPTPPVDIPVAATLPVVDESEETVPWGRLAGIMAVILVMFAGISWGIFYLGLLDSTMGGNSPHQFEFVGKLEGHRIKNLPGQQTLFVIQGKMRNLFPSTDEISWIQLKGFALNENRETLETAVVYAGNVLKEEELSTWGLEQIKEYYKYNSGRNNSNYELPEGAEVDFQIVFFNSSGLLESTSVRIVSYVRQNKPVYVKAYKE; encoded by the coding sequence ATGGAATCCACGGTTTCCATCCAATGTCCTAATTGTCAGACTCGATATCGTGTCAATGAATCACGCGTGAACCGGGCCTCACAGGTCAAGTGCACCAAATGCCAGTTTTTATTCACTCCGGATGATTCTTCCAAAGAATCCAGGACACGTCCGGGATCACTCACCTTACCTACTGAAGCAGAAAAAGCCTATCTGGAATCGGTGCAATGGGAAAGTGACGAAAACGTCCAGACCAAACCACTGAACGTCAAACAGAAACAAAAACTGTTCATCACTCCGAATGTTTCAGGAAAAACAACCGATATCTCTGAATCTCACCAGAATCCTGATGCGGAACAACCTGTGGTATCCCCAGTCATGAAACCTGCCACACAAGAAATTTCTGCCGAAAAACTCAAAGATTCCCAGCTTGATTTGCAGGCCATTGCCGCCAAAGCAACCAACACACCTGCACCAAAAAATCCGGAAATTCCCAAGATCCCACCCCTGCGGGAGGTTGCCGCGGAAACACGCACAAAATCTCAACCCACGCCACCTGTTGATATTCCGGTCGCGGCGACATTGCCGGTTGTGGATGAAAGTGAGGAAACTGTTCCCTGGGGCCGACTCGCAGGAATCATGGCCGTGATTCTGGTTATGTTTGCCGGAATTTCATGGGGAATTTTTTATCTGGGACTGCTTGATTCCACCATGGGTGGCAATTCGCCGCATCAATTTGAATTTGTGGGAAAACTGGAAGGCCATCGGATTAAAAATCTTCCCGGACAGCAAACCCTGTTTGTGATACAGGGAAAAATGCGAAATCTTTTTCCTTCCACCGATGAAATCAGTTGGATTCAACTGAAAGGTTTTGCGCTGAATGAAAACAGGGAAACTCTGGAAACCGCAGTGGTCTATGCGGGGAATGTGCTCAAGGAAGAAGAACTCTCAACATGGGGACTGGAGCAGATCAAGGAATATTACAAGTACAACAGCGGTCGTAATAACTCCAATTACGAATTGCCTGAGGGTGCGGAGGTTGACTTTCAAATAGTATTTTTTAATTCATCCGGACTGTTGGAAAGCACATCCGTGAGAATCGTCAGCTATGTTCGCCAAAACAAGCCTGTCTATGTTAAAGCTTATAAAGAATGA
- a CDS encoding DUF4258 domain-containing protein: MEIHFSDHAKEQMADRDISEQMVSAVIENPEQRYNRTIDETVCQSRVRCNEKIYLLRIFVNFTKDPPVVISTYRTSKVQKYWGNI; this comes from the coding sequence ATGGAAATTCATTTTTCTGACCATGCAAAAGAACAAATGGCGGATAGAGATATCTCAGAGCAAATGGTGTCAGCGGTTATTGAGAACCCTGAGCAGAGATACAATCGCACAATAGATGAAACAGTATGTCAATCCAGGGTCCGTTGTAATGAAAAAATATATTTGCTTCGAATATTTGTAAATTTTACAAAAGATCCACCGGTTGTTATCAGCACGTACCGTACGAGTAAAGTTCAGAAATATTGGGGAAATATATGA
- a CDS encoding DUF2283 domain-containing protein translates to MKVKYDEDVDALVIRFSDAKIDESDEDKPGIILDYDKEGNVVKIEILKASQRVGNPRNIEFEVA, encoded by the coding sequence ATGAAAGTCAAATATGATGAAGACGTAGATGCTTTGGTTATCAGATTTTCTGATGCGAAAATTGATGAAAGTGATGAAGATAAACCCGGAATTATTCTGGATTATGATAAAGAAGGCAATGTTGTCAAAATTGAGATTCTGAAGGCCTCCCAACGAGTGGGGAACCCTCGAAATATTGAATTTGAAGTAGCCTGA
- a CDS encoding DUF58 domain-containing protein, protein MKKVPDQGVATEGVNRVLFRLNNLSSRISGRRFTPEHLTKPPSLQSPELLRQFNQLHILLAPSVHERQSGFHLIHHKGQGLEFEEYREYRQGDNIRDLDWKVLGRTNRLYVKQKDRYNRAKVLVLVDNSRSMLFQSASAPCTKFHTALLLGFSLSYVLYRQGDAFSLSGLYDAVPPSIPASSKKRLNQVTSQLSDLRVVQENPQDFTMVWSMIPPVDHLFVVSDFLVSETELSNWAQMAGSRARDVTFFRILDAEEVNPVSQTSEYFDLETPELRRQITHHEWKTYQKNFERHASFLSALMRQYHFTGTDLMTQEPFNESIRGILSRTGRGVRSRLNRR, encoded by the coding sequence ATGAAAAAAGTTCCGGATCAGGGCGTGGCTACAGAAGGAGTAAACCGTGTTCTATTTCGTCTAAACAACCTTTCATCCCGGATCTCTGGAAGACGATTCACTCCCGAGCACCTGACCAAGCCCCCCTCTCTGCAATCTCCTGAACTTCTTCGTCAATTCAATCAGTTGCATATTTTGCTTGCCCCTTCAGTGCATGAACGTCAATCCGGCTTTCATCTGATCCATCACAAAGGGCAGGGACTGGAATTTGAGGAATACCGGGAATATCGTCAGGGCGACAATATCAGGGATCTGGACTGGAAAGTGCTTGGCCGCACCAACCGCTTATACGTCAAGCAGAAAGATCGTTATAATCGGGCGAAGGTGTTGGTGTTGGTGGATAATTCAAGGTCTATGCTGTTTCAATCCGCTTCGGCGCCCTGCACAAAATTCCATACCGCATTGTTGCTGGGATTCAGCCTGAGTTATGTGCTTTACAGGCAGGGCGACGCCTTCAGTTTATCGGGTCTGTATGATGCTGTGCCCCCGTCAATTCCTGCCTCGTCTAAAAAAAGATTGAACCAGGTTACATCTCAATTGAGCGACTTGCGCGTTGTTCAGGAAAACCCTCAGGATTTCACAATGGTTTGGTCCATGATTCCCCCTGTGGATCATTTGTTTGTTGTTTCTGATTTTCTGGTTTCTGAAACCGAATTGTCAAACTGGGCACAAATGGCAGGATCCCGCGCCAGAGATGTCACATTTTTCAGGATTCTTGACGCCGAAGAAGTGAATCCTGTGAGCCAAACCTCCGAATATTTTGATCTGGAAACTCCGGAATTGCGACGACAGATCACTCATCATGAATGGAAAACCTATCAGAAAAATTTTGAAAGGCATGCCTCGTTCCTGTCAGCATTGATGCGTCAGTACCATTTTACAGGCACTGACCTCATGACACAGGAACCATTCAATGAATCGATACGCGGAATTCTTTCAAGAACCGGACGAGGGGTCCGTAGCAGGCTGAACAGGAGGTGA
- a CDS encoding twin-arginine translocase TatA/TatE family subunit, whose translation MFGIGLPELILILIIALIFIGPQKLPDVLRAVGKGLVEFKRATNELKHTVQSEMDKVNHEAGIKELQRDIQTDFGGVASQLRKITGENKNPGDQLEKLASMIEKKKPEINSDIAAANSTTQPIDATTNIPSSPVETTTNKPSPPVQPATDPSSGS comes from the coding sequence ATGTTTGGCATAGGACTGCCGGAACTGATTCTGATTCTGATAATCGCACTGATTTTTATTGGACCACAGAAACTTCCTGACGTTTTACGGGCAGTGGGAAAAGGACTGGTGGAGTTCAAACGGGCAACCAATGAACTCAAACACACGGTTCAGTCAGAAATGGACAAGGTCAATCATGAAGCGGGAATCAAGGAACTTCAGCGGGATATTCAAACAGATTTTGGTGGAGTAGCCTCTCAGTTGAGGAAAATCACGGGAGAAAACAAAAATCCGGGAGATCAGCTCGAAAAACTTGCCAGCATGATTGAAAAAAAGAAACCGGAAATTAACAGTGACATTGCGGCCGCAAACAGCACCACACAACCGATTGATGCTACAACAAATATTCCGTCATCGCCTGTTGAAACCACAACCAATAAACCGTCACCTCCTGTTCAGCCTGCTACGGACCCCTCGTCCGGTTCTTGA
- the guaA gene encoding glutamine-hydrolyzing GMP synthase yields the protein MHKEIIAVLDFGSQYAHLIAKRIRHLGVYTEIFSPSVDISKLEHAKGVILSGGPASVFAENIPAFNPEILSMKLPLLGLCYGHQLIGQQFGGTISNTGKGEFGKTQLELAGESPILAGVPHSSQVWMSHQDSVTIVPADFRVIARTVQCPVAGMQHKALPIFTFQFHPEVKDSVWGTAILNNFINICEIQGNWSMQQFVDEAIMEIRRIVKDRQVLMFLSGGVDSSVAFALLNHALGHEKVLGLLIDNGFLRKNEAQKIMHRYHQCGFENIRLSDSSEMFLKQIGKLVDPQEKRKSVGTTFIQIRDQFVQELGLEGANWLLGQGTLYPDIIESGGTEHSEVIKYHHNRVQAVQDLIQQGLVIEPLKELYKDEVRQVGALLGLPDELVWRHPFPGPGLSINVLCSTGNETLLSASAVEQLKAVVPDSFESGILPVKSVGVQGDQRTYTHPAVLIGPRDWDLLEQVSTTITNSLRAVNRVVTLLYPETLPDLKIHEAYCTSDRLDLLREADDLATRALKQAGLMREVFQLLVILLPIASGNTGECIVLRPVCSEDVMTAQFAKIAWDVVLPLAHEIGKIAGIEAVFYDVTHKPPATFGWE from the coding sequence ATGCACAAGGAAATCATTGCTGTTCTGGATTTTGGCAGTCAGTATGCCCATCTGATCGCCAAGCGAATCCGTCATCTGGGTGTTTATACCGAAATTTTTTCGCCCTCGGTGGATATCTCCAAACTGGAACATGCCAAAGGCGTTATTTTATCCGGAGGCCCCGCGTCTGTTTTTGCTGAAAATATTCCAGCCTTCAATCCTGAAATTTTATCCATGAAACTTCCACTGCTTGGCCTGTGTTATGGCCATCAACTGATTGGTCAGCAGTTTGGCGGAACCATCTCCAATACAGGCAAGGGAGAATTTGGTAAAACACAACTGGAACTCGCCGGGGAGTCACCGATTCTGGCAGGCGTTCCTCACAGCAGTCAGGTATGGATGAGCCATCAGGACAGTGTTACGATCGTCCCTGCTGACTTTAGGGTGATTGCCCGGACGGTCCAATGTCCGGTTGCGGGGATGCAACACAAAGCATTGCCCATTTTCACTTTTCAGTTCCATCCTGAAGTCAAGGATTCTGTATGGGGAACAGCCATTCTGAACAATTTCATCAATATCTGTGAAATTCAGGGCAACTGGTCCATGCAACAGTTTGTTGATGAAGCCATCATGGAAATTCGTCGGATCGTTAAGGACAGGCAAGTGCTGATGTTCCTCAGTGGAGGCGTAGATTCGTCGGTGGCATTTGCTCTGCTCAATCATGCGCTGGGGCATGAAAAAGTGTTGGGACTGCTGATTGATAACGGCTTTCTGCGAAAAAATGAGGCACAGAAAATCATGCACCGTTACCACCAATGCGGATTTGAGAATATTCGGCTCAGTGACAGTTCTGAAATGTTTCTTAAACAAATTGGTAAGCTGGTGGATCCTCAGGAAAAACGCAAAAGTGTAGGAACAACGTTTATCCAGATACGGGATCAGTTTGTACAGGAACTGGGTTTAGAGGGGGCAAACTGGCTGTTGGGCCAGGGCACCTTGTATCCAGACATTATTGAATCGGGAGGAACAGAACATTCTGAAGTGATCAAATATCATCACAACCGGGTGCAGGCCGTGCAGGATCTGATTCAGCAAGGCCTGGTCATTGAACCCTTGAAAGAGTTATACAAGGATGAAGTCAGGCAAGTAGGCGCTCTACTGGGATTACCTGATGAACTTGTCTGGCGGCATCCGTTTCCCGGACCGGGACTTTCCATCAATGTGCTTTGTTCCACAGGGAATGAAACACTTCTGTCTGCCAGTGCTGTAGAACAACTGAAAGCTGTGGTTCCTGACAGCTTTGAATCCGGAATCCTGCCCGTAAAATCAGTGGGGGTTCAGGGCGATCAACGCACTTACACACATCCTGCCGTGCTGATCGGTCCCCGAGACTGGGATCTGCTGGAACAGGTTTCGACCACTATTACCAATTCCTTGCGTGCGGTCAATCGGGTAGTGACACTGCTTTATCCTGAGACGCTTCCAGACCTGAAAATTCATGAAGCCTATTGCACCAGTGACCGGTTAGATCTGTTGCGGGAAGCGGATGATCTTGCGACCCGGGCATTGAAGCAGGCAGGTTTGATGCGTGAGGTGTTTCAGTTGCTGGTGATCCTGTTGCCTATCGCTTCAGGAAACACCGGAGAATGTATTGTGTTGCGACCGGTTTGTTCTGAGGATGTCATGACGGCCCAGTTCGCGAAAATCGCCTGGGATGTCGTGTTGCCGTTGGCGCATGAAATTGGGAAGATTGCCGGAATTGAAGCGGTATTTTATGATGTAACGCATAAACCCCCTGCAACATTTGGCTGGGAATAG
- a CDS encoding type II toxin-antitoxin system VapC family toxin translates to MASVWEMIIKAQLGKLEMEPPYHKFIIQKLQEHAIELAPLQGSELVKLELLPAIHKDPFDRILVCQSLEYDLFLVTDDSSILQYPAHFLH, encoded by the coding sequence GTGGCTTCTGTTTGGGAAATGATCATAAAAGCACAACTGGGCAAACTGGAAATGGAGCCTCCTTATCACAAATTCATCATCCAAAAACTCCAGGAACACGCTATTGAATTGGCGCCATTACAAGGAAGTGAATTGGTGAAATTGGAACTTTTACCTGCGATTCACAAAGATCCATTTGATCGAATCCTGGTGTGTCAAAGTCTGGAATATGATCTGTTTCTTGTGACGGATGACAGTTCAATTCTCCAATATCCTGCACATTTCTTACATTAG